The Bacteroides fragilis NCTC 9343 genome includes the window GATGCCGGGGTACATGCGTCTCTGATGGTTGCCCACTTCGACTACGAAGGTGAACCTTTGGATGTGGATAAAGTAGCTGAGAAGCTGAATCGTCTTTTGCCGCAGGATATTTCGGTCTATAAGGTCTGTCGGGTAAAGCCGGATGCTCATGCAAGGTTCGATGCAACAGCACGTACTTACAAGTATTACATCACTACTGTAAAATTCCCGTTCAATCGTCAATATCGTTATCGGATACATAATCCGCTCGACTTTCAAAAGATGAATGAGGCAGCCCTGACATTATTTCATTATTCGGACTTTACGAGTTTTAGTAAGTTGCATACAGATGTAAAAACCAATATTTGTAAGATTATGCATGCCGAATGGACTCAGGAGGATGAATATACCTGGGTGTTTACCATCCAGGCAGACCGCTTTTTGCGTAATATGGTACGTGCCATTGTCGGTACGCTTCTGGAAGTGGGGCGTGGCAAACTGTCAGTCGATGACTTCCGTAAAATAATAGAGCAGCAGAATCGCTGTAAAGCCGGTACTTCAGCTCCCGGAAATGCCCTCTTCCTGGTTAATGTAGAATATCCTCAGGAGATATTCGAATAAGCCTATAGCTTCTAATTTAAAGAATTCTATTATGTGGTTACTTCTTG containing:
- the truA gene encoding tRNA pseudouridine(38-40) synthase TruA, whose amino-acid sequence is MSVQRYFIYLAYDGTHYHGWQIQPNGISIQECLMKALATFLRKDTEVIGAGRTDAGVHASLMVAHFDYEGEPLDVDKVAEKLNRLLPQDISVYKVCRVKPDAHARFDATARTYKYYITTVKFPFNRQYRYRIHNPLDFQKMNEAALTLFHYSDFTSFSKLHTDVKTNICKIMHAEWTQEDEYTWVFTIQADRFLRNMVRAIVGTLLEVGRGKLSVDDFRKIIEQQNRCKAGTSAPGNALFLVNVEYPQEIFE